The following coding sequences are from one Limnobacter sp. SAORIC-580 window:
- a CDS encoding glutathione S-transferase family protein, with protein MAMPKVLKVHGLDLSYFTGKLEAYLRGKQIPYELIEMDTGDFKRCGKATGVAQMPQVEWLDGQWLSDTTLIIEFLETLKPETSIMPENATIRFLALLLEDFGDEWLWRPALYYRWAHAQDARLMSHRLADGMMRDVPLPFFMRRWAILNRQRLHFLWLDGVRKSTAKRVEAHYLETLDALETVLEKQPFVLGQRPTLADYGLYGSMFRHFFCDPTPARIMRTRAPAVHEWVARLWNTKLADHNNAPLTTQWPVELTPLLNIIGTEFLPYMQANELAIEQGARQFKFSSQGVQFKIPTQRYRAWRYQRLRNRYQALELSTQQEINACFPELGTALSKPVTCPIEARIKGLPISTPTTMTSRTW; from the coding sequence ATGGCAATGCCAAAAGTTTTGAAAGTTCATGGTCTGGATCTTTCTTATTTCACAGGAAAGCTGGAAGCCTACTTGCGCGGCAAACAAATTCCCTACGAACTGATTGAAATGGACACTGGCGATTTCAAACGTTGTGGCAAAGCCACGGGTGTGGCTCAAATGCCTCAGGTGGAATGGCTTGATGGTCAATGGCTAAGCGACACAACATTGATTATTGAGTTTCTGGAAACTCTGAAACCAGAAACATCGATCATGCCTGAAAATGCCACAATCCGATTCCTTGCACTGTTGCTGGAGGACTTTGGCGATGAATGGCTGTGGAGGCCGGCACTTTACTATCGCTGGGCCCACGCTCAGGACGCCCGACTGATGAGCCACCGCCTTGCAGATGGCATGATGCGTGATGTACCACTGCCCTTTTTCATGCGACGCTGGGCCATTTTAAATCGACAGCGACTGCACTTTTTATGGCTTGATGGCGTGCGGAAAAGCACTGCGAAACGCGTTGAAGCACATTACCTTGAAACACTGGATGCTCTTGAGACAGTGCTTGAGAAGCAACCATTCGTTCTTGGCCAACGCCCAACATTGGCCGACTATGGGCTGTATGGCAGCATGTTCCGGCATTTTTTCTGCGACCCCACACCAGCGCGAATCATGCGGACTCGCGCCCCGGCCGTGCACGAATGGGTTGCGCGGCTGTGGAATACCAAACTGGCTGACCACAACAACGCGCCTTTGACAACACAATGGCCAGTAGAATTGACCCCATTGCTAAACATCATTGGCACTGAATTTTTACCTTACATGCAAGCCAATGAACTGGCCATTGAACAAGGGGCGCGTCAATTCAAGTTCAGCAGTCAAGGTGTACAGTTCAAAATACCCACACAACGTTACCGTGCCTGGCGTTACCAGCGGTTGAGAAATCGATATCAGGCACTTGAGCTCTCAACCCAACAAGAAATAAACGCGTGTTTTCCCGAACTGGGCACAGCCTTGAGCAAACCTGTAACATGCCCGATAGAGGCAAGAATCAAGGGCTTGCCCATTAGCACACCCACAACAATGACAAGTAGAACATGGTGA
- a CDS encoding TetR/AcrR family transcriptional regulator, producing the protein MVKVDGRTTRGQANRKQIVQALIELIREGHPAPTAEMVSARAGVGLRTVFRHFKDMETLYREMTSEVDAIVAPVLATPVVGNSLHEKLMHAIERRAAMFEKLAPLQAASLVHLHESEYLRDRQASTVELQRHLLKAFLPGEMVKDKALFEAFDLVLSIETWLRLRRDQKLSVNAAKKVLQRSVEQLLK; encoded by the coding sequence ATGGTGAAAGTAGACGGTCGCACCACACGCGGACAAGCCAATAGAAAACAGATTGTTCAGGCACTGATTGAACTGATTAGAGAGGGCCACCCAGCGCCCACAGCGGAAATGGTTTCAGCACGTGCCGGGGTGGGCCTGCGAACCGTGTTCAGGCATTTCAAAGACATGGAAACCCTGTACAGGGAAATGACCAGCGAAGTGGACGCCATTGTTGCCCCGGTACTGGCCACCCCGGTGGTAGGCAATAGCCTGCATGAGAAACTGATGCATGCCATTGAACGCCGTGCAGCCATGTTTGAAAAACTGGCCCCGCTGCAAGCTGCGAGCCTGGTGCACTTGCATGAATCCGAATACCTGCGGGACAGGCAAGCCAGCACCGTTGAACTACAACGCCACCTGCTCAAGGCCTTTCTACCTGGCGAAATGGTTAAAGACAAAGCCCTGTTTGAGGCGTTTGATTTGGTACTGAGTATTGAGACCTGGTTGCGACTTCGTCGAGATCAAAAGCTTAGCGTGAACGCAGCCAAGAAAGTTCTTCAGCGCAGCGTTGAGCAACTGTTGAAATAA
- a CDS encoding TetR/AcrR family transcriptional regulator, with amino-acid sequence MNLRAIQEKRPYLGKEDRRKSLLNAAAELVEEAGWGVLNMSALADRAGVSRQLVYQHFPNLESLLGAAAWAIFTDTMQGTALAITSNPNDIKLAIRSAVFVSLDMPVGKGDALWQLIAGSGLNSPELETIRLGIRGVILKLWVPTMRKAKGLDQAAATGLVWMVILSFWGIRQLIRDGVVSREQGIAQFDALLDRLI; translated from the coding sequence ATGAACTTACGCGCAATTCAGGAAAAAAGGCCTTACCTTGGCAAGGAAGATCGGCGAAAGTCGCTGCTGAATGCAGCCGCTGAACTGGTTGAAGAAGCGGGTTGGGGCGTGTTGAACATGAGTGCACTGGCCGACAGGGCCGGTGTAAGCCGGCAGTTGGTGTATCAACATTTTCCGAATCTGGAAAGTTTGTTGGGTGCCGCTGCGTGGGCTATTTTCACCGACACCATGCAAGGTACCGCGCTGGCAATTACCAGCAATCCCAACGACATCAAATTGGCCATACGTTCTGCAGTGTTTGTTTCTCTGGACATGCCGGTGGGCAAGGGCGACGCGCTGTGGCAGTTGATCGCCGGTTCCGGTTTGAATTCGCCCGAGCTTGAAACCATTCGTTTGGGAATTCGAGGCGTCATTTTGAAGTTGTGGGTTCCAACCATGCGCAAAGCCAAAGGTCTGGATCAAGCCGCAGCCACTGGCCTCGTCTGGATGGTTATTCTCTCGTTTTGGGGAATTCGCCAGTTGATTCGTGATGGTGTGGTGTCTCGTGAGCAAGGCATCGCACAGTTTGACGCGCTCCTTGATCGCTTGATTTAG
- a CDS encoding glutathione S-transferase family protein, protein MRQTYTLYGWHLSYFTGKALCYLRYKQVDHVLKAVNLFTLTRTIKKKTGAAVMPVLKTPSGEWIQDTSEIIDYIESLHHMNPVTPNTPVQEFASTLLEAWGDEWWVPIAMHTRWNYPENFALFEQDAGKALLPWAPRFLQNKAAQRPAKMLRGMLPFVGIVPEQYNTMNEWTVHMLDALNRHFEQLPFLLGERPSLGDFGLVGTMYGHLGRDPWPKRELIEPRTHLNAWLERMKNPAVHADKLLLGNDEIPASLNPIFKSIFEEFIPMVAQVGELATQHAQQNGLNQRLPRRIGEVTTTMGGKPFKRGALPYMIWMMQRALDCYAHMADSDKHDVRTWLKQHNAEHILRLNLPRVERRALTVAVTALPPKHMEKAA, encoded by the coding sequence ATGAGACAAACCTACACTCTGTATGGCTGGCACTTGTCCTATTTCACAGGCAAGGCGCTTTGCTATTTGCGCTATAAACAAGTTGACCATGTACTCAAGGCAGTCAACCTGTTTACGTTGACCCGAACCATCAAGAAAAAAACCGGTGCGGCTGTAATGCCAGTGTTGAAAACTCCCTCAGGCGAATGGATACAGGACACCAGCGAGATCATTGACTACATTGAGTCGCTGCATCACATGAACCCGGTGACACCCAATACCCCTGTACAGGAATTTGCCTCCACTTTACTGGAAGCTTGGGGCGATGAATGGTGGGTGCCAATTGCCATGCATACACGCTGGAACTACCCGGAAAATTTCGCCTTGTTTGAACAAGATGCGGGGAAAGCCTTGTTGCCATGGGCTCCTCGTTTTTTACAGAACAAAGCGGCTCAACGCCCGGCAAAAATGCTGCGTGGGATGTTGCCATTCGTTGGAATAGTACCCGAGCAATACAACACCATGAATGAATGGACAGTACACATGCTCGACGCATTGAACCGGCATTTCGAGCAGTTGCCATTTTTACTGGGCGAGCGCCCAAGCCTGGGCGACTTCGGTTTGGTGGGCACCATGTATGGCCACCTGGGCCGTGACCCCTGGCCCAAACGCGAATTGATAGAACCAAGAACCCATTTGAATGCCTGGCTGGAACGCATGAAAAACCCAGCGGTGCATGCCGACAAACTCCTGTTGGGCAACGATGAAATTCCTGCAAGCTTGAATCCGATTTTCAAATCGATCTTCGAAGAATTCATACCAATGGTGGCACAGGTTGGCGAGTTGGCCACGCAGCATGCGCAGCAAAACGGATTGAATCAACGCCTGCCCCGACGCATTGGCGAAGTGACGACCACCATGGGCGGAAAACCCTTCAAACGCGGCGCCCTTCCCTACATGATCTGGATGATGCAACGCGCCCTGGATTGCTATGCCCACATGGCAGACAGCGACAAACACGATGTACGCACCTGGCTGAAACAACACAACGCGGAACATATTCTGCGCCTTAACCTGCCCCGTGTGGAGCGCAGGGCATTGACCGTGGCGGTGACTGCATTGCCACCAAAACACATGGAGAAAGCAGCTTGA
- a CDS encoding SDR family NAD(P)-dependent oxidoreductase encodes MSKTVVITGASSGIGKALALEFAQRGCNLGLAARRLDKLDALRAEIALLPGCQNLQVEIIELDVNNTNAVGPALHTLFSHLNQVDVVIVNAGVNKLTGIGKGQLNDELGLMQTNLLGAIATVNAAVEWFKQAGGGHVVGISSLASLTPIPKQAAYCATKAGFSMYLDAAAIELKKYKIDFTKILPGFVKTEIVDDMDKFPFLVSAEQAAREMVNHIEKRRSVGVVPGYPWKLLKPLLANMPTGVWRYIK; translated from the coding sequence TTGAGCAAAACAGTGGTTATCACAGGGGCCTCATCGGGTATTGGAAAAGCCTTGGCCCTTGAATTTGCACAACGGGGTTGCAACCTTGGCCTGGCTGCACGCAGGCTGGACAAACTTGACGCGCTGCGTGCCGAAATCGCACTGCTGCCTGGCTGCCAGAATTTACAAGTCGAGATCATTGAACTTGATGTCAACAACACAAACGCTGTGGGGCCAGCATTGCACACCCTGTTCAGTCATTTAAACCAGGTTGATGTGGTCATCGTGAACGCTGGTGTAAACAAATTAACCGGCATAGGCAAGGGTCAGTTGAATGACGAGTTGGGATTGATGCAAACCAATTTGCTGGGCGCGATCGCCACCGTGAATGCTGCCGTAGAGTGGTTTAAACAAGCCGGTGGGGGTCATGTGGTGGGTATTTCCTCGCTGGCTTCGCTGACCCCTATTCCAAAGCAAGCTGCCTATTGTGCAACCAAAGCCGGATTCTCAATGTACCTGGATGCCGCAGCGATCGAACTGAAAAAATACAAAATCGATTTCACCAAAATTCTCCCAGGCTTTGTAAAAACCGAAATTGTGGATGACATGGACAAGTTTCCATTTTTGGTGTCAGCGGAACAGGCAGCCCGGGAAATGGTCAATCACATTGAGAAACGCCGCAGCGTGGGCGTGGTGCCGGGCTATCCCTGGAAGCTTTTGAAACCCCTCCTGGCCAATATGCCCACGGGTGTATGGCGTTACATAAAATGA
- a CDS encoding peptidyl-prolyl cis-trans isomerase — protein sequence MKPSYSVLGFVAVAILIGILEWRSGEQAANNELVVTEAQRAFVREQVLQSGAQAMGTASYEQAMATYIDEEILYREGLKLGLEKDDLIVKRRVVQKMRFLLEDMTPIAPPTEAQLQTWLDQNAQRYQTEQTIVFDHHFFSRGKRGDEAIYQAGLARNDLLAGQQIISDPFPLQTGSELLSRERITKEFGVATSDTIFDLPLGEWSQAVQSPLGVHLFKVHQKNAGRTMTLEEAGNQLRSDLIAAQREAVNDAGLAALRATYTIKEAP from the coding sequence ATGAAACCCTCCTATTCCGTACTTGGATTCGTTGCAGTGGCCATTCTGATCGGCATTCTGGAATGGCGCAGCGGCGAGCAGGCAGCCAACAATGAACTGGTGGTGACCGAGGCACAACGTGCTTTCGTACGCGAGCAGGTCCTGCAAAGCGGCGCGCAGGCCATGGGTACTGCAAGCTACGAACAAGCCATGGCCACCTACATCGATGAAGAAATTCTTTACCGGGAAGGCTTGAAGTTGGGTTTGGAAAAAGACGATTTGATTGTAAAGCGTCGCGTCGTGCAAAAAATGCGCTTCCTGTTGGAGGACATGACTCCGATTGCCCCCCCCACCGAAGCGCAACTTCAAACCTGGCTGGATCAAAACGCACAACGCTATCAAACCGAGCAAACCATTGTGTTTGATCACCATTTCTTTAGCCGCGGCAAACGTGGTGACGAAGCAATATATCAGGCAGGCCTTGCTCGCAACGACCTGCTTGCTGGCCAGCAAATCATTTCTGACCCCTTTCCCTTGCAAACAGGTTCTGAGTTACTGAGCCGGGAAAGAATCACCAAAGAATTTGGTGTTGCCACCAGTGACACAATTTTTGACTTGCCCCTTGGCGAGTGGTCGCAAGCGGTGCAATCGCCACTTGGGGTACACCTGTTCAAGGTGCACCAGAAAAATGCGGGCCGCACCATGACGCTTGAAGAAGCAGGCAATCAACTTCGGTCCGACCTGATTGCAGCCCAACGTGAGGCGGTGAACGACGCAGGTCTGGCTGCCTTGCGCGCCACCTACACCATCAAGGAAGCACCATGA
- a CDS encoding HupE/UreJ family protein, with protein sequence MNRLLVAWALCIGLLGAGENGYAHEMGTSALIVHESASGTGQFVFKRTVGSDDKIPPIDFQFAPVCELRDVSTEWEGNTELIQRGNFFCSSALAEHEIIANGFTRLAPDLIVLASPKQGQRVHAVLTPKQASISLGTDTQRTPPLEYLSIGIEHIVFGLDHVLFVTGLYLLWKKRKQNTKQLIGQFTLFTVGHSLTLALLVLGWIAVPTRAIEAWIALSVLWLAWELVRKEPAQPTNWSHLLLIAAFGLLHGSGFALSMEERGFPEDALLSTLLLFNLGIEIGQLWIVTVLATTFTLLEKTHLPNFTRFAQYALTLCIGGAALYWTLERIHSYV encoded by the coding sequence ATGAACAGGCTGCTTGTTGCATGGGCGCTCTGCATCGGTTTACTGGGTGCAGGAGAAAATGGCTACGCACATGAGATGGGTACTTCTGCATTGATTGTGCATGAAAGCGCCTCTGGAACTGGTCAGTTTGTATTCAAACGCACTGTGGGTTCAGACGACAAAATACCTCCGATTGATTTTCAATTTGCGCCAGTCTGTGAATTGCGCGATGTCAGCACGGAGTGGGAAGGCAACACAGAACTGATACAACGCGGCAATTTCTTTTGCAGCAGCGCATTAGCTGAACATGAAATTATTGCAAACGGATTTACCCGCCTTGCACCCGACCTCATTGTTCTTGCTAGCCCAAAGCAAGGTCAGCGTGTTCACGCAGTGTTGACACCGAAACAGGCCAGTATTTCATTGGGAACCGACACCCAAAGAACACCGCCTCTGGAATATCTCAGCATCGGAATTGAACACATTGTGTTTGGTTTGGACCATGTATTGTTTGTTACTGGGCTTTACCTGCTTTGGAAAAAACGGAAGCAAAATACAAAGCAATTGATTGGGCAATTCACACTGTTTACCGTGGGGCACAGCCTGACCCTGGCTTTGCTGGTGTTAGGCTGGATCGCAGTGCCCACTCGCGCGATCGAGGCCTGGATTGCACTGAGCGTCTTGTGGCTTGCCTGGGAACTGGTGCGAAAAGAACCTGCTCAACCAACGAATTGGTCTCACCTGCTATTGATCGCTGCCTTTGGCCTTTTACATGGCTCGGGCTTTGCCCTATCAATGGAAGAGCGGGGGTTCCCGGAAGACGCCCTTCTCAGCACCTTGCTGCTTTTTAATCTGGGTATCGAGATTGGCCAATTGTGGATCGTCACCGTGCTGGCCACAACATTCACCCTGCTCGAAAAAACCCACCTGCCCAATTTCACACGCTTTGCCCAATATGCCCTTACGCTGTGTATTGGCGGTGCGGCTCTGTACTGGACGCTTGAAAGGATTCACAGCTATGTATAA
- a CDS encoding DUF3604 domain-containing protein yields MYKHCTVVRRLLPTHLLIPALLALSLSACLNSSDTNVAQTDTPTTVSPAERPEDVECVGSSVRKQAFFGDLHIHTKLSFDAYFFNSINGPREAYQFAKGENAFLPSGEDPDTPMRQINIGRPLDFAAVTEHAEQLGTFSNICELQGNVPAGTNPACSALGQVIRDNVSVFITGNVPLYLQLVTSAGSRVPSTRTWEEIQAIANAENQPCKFTTFNGYEFSSNKGGQVLHRNVIFEGTKVPADVISSIPPIPTTDNTNDEWGLFDRLKTECLDVEGCDVVTIPHSTNQSDGRFARVRQPDTGLPLARNNTTLTLADATLRNTLDRLFEIVQHKGASECITGFNKGLTGGEESGCGFEEWKTLCKGNSDDPAECAKVCKGTANDPLFCQVNRLQGTGKSIHAASECTGSDIGGSTPADCTAPLDYARNVLPEGSAIARKLGVNPYQYGFIGSSDTHNGIAGNTDKTKFSKNSGHGGVLDDEPNEALGNWECKQRPLPTDSITGFKLPFSTESAADPNNCEERVFNPVASNFTPGGLAGVWARENTRKEIFAALKRRETFATSGSRMRIRTLASSKPFPSNICEQLAAGASPIEEGLVEGVPMGGTLEVKNKGPYIVAYAIQDPGGEEAGVPLQRLELIKTWADSNGDLRQQVLKLAENANAPQPNSDCSIQQQGPEQMCAVFHDTQYQASTGASYYARALENNSCRWTTKMCTAKGVQCEALQPGNGLFSAQSGFAGFEGCCRIEGEPGNFRGDFRFITQQERAWSSPIWVESPKQAINNKQ; encoded by the coding sequence ATGTATAAACACTGCACCGTTGTGCGCAGATTATTGCCAACGCACCTGTTGATCCCGGCCCTTCTCGCACTGAGCCTCTCGGCCTGCCTGAACTCCAGCGACACCAATGTGGCCCAAACAGATACACCCACTACGGTAAGCCCCGCAGAGCGCCCGGAAGATGTGGAATGTGTGGGCAGCAGCGTGAGGAAGCAGGCTTTTTTTGGTGATTTACACATTCACACCAAACTGTCGTTTGACGCTTATTTCTTCAATTCAATCAATGGGCCTCGAGAAGCATACCAATTTGCCAAAGGTGAGAATGCATTTTTACCATCCGGCGAAGACCCGGATACACCCATGCGGCAAATTAACATTGGCCGCCCACTGGATTTTGCAGCCGTCACTGAACATGCCGAACAACTGGGTACCTTTTCCAATATCTGCGAACTGCAGGGAAACGTTCCGGCAGGCACCAACCCCGCTTGCAGTGCCCTGGGGCAAGTAATTCGTGACAACGTCTCTGTGTTCATTACCGGCAATGTGCCTTTGTACCTGCAACTGGTCACCAGTGCAGGCAGCCGGGTGCCAAGCACGCGAACCTGGGAAGAAATACAGGCTATCGCGAATGCTGAAAACCAGCCCTGCAAATTCACCACCTTCAATGGTTATGAATTCTCATCCAACAAAGGCGGCCAGGTGCTGCATCGAAATGTCATTTTCGAAGGCACCAAAGTACCAGCCGATGTGATCAGTTCAATTCCACCCATTCCCACCACCGACAACACCAACGATGAATGGGGTTTGTTTGATCGACTGAAAACCGAATGCCTCGATGTAGAGGGTTGTGATGTTGTAACCATTCCCCACAGCACCAACCAAAGCGATGGGCGTTTTGCCCGTGTACGCCAGCCGGATACTGGCCTACCATTGGCCAGAAACAACACCACACTGACGTTGGCTGATGCCACGTTGCGCAACACCCTTGACCGTTTGTTCGAGATTGTTCAGCACAAGGGGGCCAGCGAATGCATCACCGGGTTTAACAAAGGACTGACTGGCGGCGAGGAATCGGGTTGCGGATTTGAAGAATGGAAAACCCTGTGCAAAGGCAATTCAGACGACCCCGCAGAATGCGCCAAAGTATGCAAGGGCACTGCCAACGACCCGCTGTTTTGCCAAGTCAACCGGCTACAAGGCACGGGCAAAAGCATTCACGCTGCCAGCGAATGCACGGGCAGCGACATTGGCGGCTCAACCCCGGCCGATTGTACAGCCCCACTGGATTACGCCCGTAATGTGTTGCCGGAAGGCAGTGCAATTGCACGCAAGCTGGGGGTGAACCCTTATCAATATGGTTTTATTGGCTCAAGCGATACGCACAACGGCATCGCAGGCAACACCGACAAAACCAAATTCTCGAAAAACTCGGGCCATGGCGGTGTGCTGGATGATGAACCCAATGAGGCCTTGGGCAACTGGGAATGCAAGCAGCGGCCATTGCCCACCGACTCCATCACCGGCTTTAAATTGCCATTTAGCACCGAATCGGCCGCAGACCCCAACAACTGCGAAGAACGTGTCTTCAACCCGGTGGCATCCAATTTCACACCGGGCGGACTGGCGGGCGTGTGGGCGCGAGAAAACACACGAAAGGAAATTTTCGCAGCCCTTAAACGGCGAGAAACTTTTGCCACCTCGGGCTCGCGCATGCGCATTCGAACCTTGGCATCAAGCAAGCCCTTCCCCAGCAATATTTGCGAACAATTGGCCGCAGGTGCCAGCCCGATCGAAGAAGGTTTGGTGGAAGGTGTGCCCATGGGCGGCACGCTGGAAGTAAAAAACAAGGGCCCCTACATTGTGGCCTACGCCATTCAAGACCCGGGCGGCGAGGAAGCCGGTGTGCCCCTGCAACGGCTTGAGTTGATTAAAACCTGGGCCGATTCAAATGGCGATCTGAGGCAGCAGGTTTTGAAACTGGCTGAGAATGCCAACGCGCCGCAGCCCAATTCCGATTGCAGCATTCAGCAACAAGGCCCGGAACAAATGTGTGCGGTGTTTCATGACACCCAATACCAGGCCAGCACAGGTGCCAGCTACTATGCACGCGCACTTGAAAACAACTCCTGTCGCTGGACCACAAAAATGTGTACAGCCAAAGGCGTGCAATGCGAGGCGCTACAACCCGGCAATGGCCTGTTTTCCGCACAAAGTGGTTTCGCGGGGTTTGAAGGTTGTTGTCGCATTGAAGGTGAACCTGGAAATTTCCGAGGAGACTTCCGTTTCATTACCCAGCAGGAACGCGCCTGGAGCTCACCGATTTGGGTAGAAAGCCCTAAACAGGCAATAAACAACAAACAATAA